From the genome of Deinococcus sp. JMULE3, one region includes:
- a CDS encoding YbaN family protein, with protein MTDPAPRPDAPPRRRPLWVAAGFLLTGLGVLGLILPGFPGTVWFVLAAAAFSKGDPRWEAWLLSRPIIGALVRDYRAGLGMPLRAKWIACTCIALAVAFSVPRIPVLIGQVAWVLIGLAGVAYITMKIPTRRDPPRGA; from the coding sequence ATGACCGACCCCGCCCCGCGTCCCGACGCGCCGCCCCGCCGCCGCCCGCTGTGGGTGGCCGCCGGGTTCCTGCTGACCGGACTGGGCGTGCTGGGCCTGATCCTCCCCGGCTTCCCCGGCACGGTGTGGTTCGTGCTGGCCGCCGCCGCGTTCAGTAAGGGCGACCCGCGCTGGGAGGCGTGGCTGCTGTCCCGGCCCATCATCGGCGCGCTGGTGCGCGATTACCGCGCGGGGCTGGGCATGCCGCTGCGCGCCAAGTGGATCGCCTGCACCTGCATCGCGCTGGCCGTGGCGTTCAGCGTGCCGCGCATCCCGGTCCTGATCGGGCAGGTCGCGTGGGTGCTGATCGGGCTGGCGGGCGTCGCGTACATCACCATGAAGATTCCCACCCGCCGCGATCCGCCCCGCGGCGCGTAG
- the rraA gene encoding ribonuclease E activity regulator RraA: MTRTTSDTTPELEQSTETLPTEDLPVTDLSDLRPDAPILAPMFREFGGRPRFNGQAVTLRVPGHNPLVREALGQPGEGRVLVVDGGGSLECALLGGQLGELAVDSGWAGVIVNGCVRDTSELAQLNLGVRALAAHPRRSGKERLGERDVPVTFAGVTIHPGDVIHADEDGILILPA; this comes from the coding sequence ATGACCCGCACAACCAGTGACACCACCCCCGAACTGGAGCAGTCCACGGAGACGTTGCCCACCGAGGACCTGCCCGTCACGGACCTCAGCGACCTGCGGCCCGACGCGCCCATCCTCGCGCCCATGTTCCGGGAATTCGGGGGCCGCCCGCGCTTCAACGGCCAGGCCGTGACCCTGCGCGTGCCCGGCCACAACCCCCTGGTGCGCGAGGCGCTCGGTCAGCCCGGCGAGGGCCGCGTGCTCGTCGTGGACGGCGGCGGGAGCCTGGAGTGCGCGCTGCTGGGCGGGCAGCTGGGTGAACTGGCGGTCGACAGTGGCTGGGCGGGCGTGATCGTGAACGGCTGCGTGCGCGACACCAGCGAACTGGCGCAACTGAACCTCGGCGTGCGCGCCCTGGCCGCCCACCCGCGCCGCAGCGGCAAGGAACGCCTCGGTGAACGCGACGTGCCCGTCACGTTCGCGGGCGTGACCATCCACCCCGGCGACGTCATCCACGCCGACGAGGACGGCATCCTGATCCTCCCCGCCTGA
- a CDS encoding XdhC family protein: protein MNAAETRALLGALRAAHARGQRAAIATVVGVRGSAYRREGTRMLILDDGAQVCMLSGGCLEAEVVEVALDVIRTGDSALTHYDLSEDATWGLGIGCGGSVDVRVERVDPDDAVTAAWLAALEAGQKAALIVPLSPGAGRLLVTPDGEALGDLRADLRPFALAAAQERLTHLEPRAATLTAPDGSAVFVDVSTPPPQLVLYGAGHDAMPLAAQAHALGYDVHVIDPRGAYITPGRFPGATLHALAPEDLGAFKPGERAHLIVMNHHIDRDRVCLAHALHSGAPYVGVLGPRSRALDLLTTLDAEGVTFTPEQLARLRSPIGLRLGAEAPEEVALSILAELMAWRRGYDGSFLSGHAGRIHHEPTHPVTPPLPAGPPAELPAGPESVTGAGTSPTR, encoded by the coding sequence ATGAACGCTGCCGAGACCAGAGCGCTGCTGGGCGCACTGCGCGCCGCCCACGCCCGCGGCCAGCGCGCCGCCATTGCCACCGTGGTGGGCGTGCGGGGCAGCGCCTACCGCCGCGAGGGCACCCGCATGCTGATCCTCGACGACGGCGCGCAGGTGTGCATGCTGTCCGGCGGCTGCCTGGAGGCCGAGGTGGTCGAGGTCGCGCTGGACGTGATCCGCACCGGCGACAGCGCCCTGACGCACTACGACCTGTCGGAGGACGCCACCTGGGGCCTGGGGATCGGCTGCGGCGGCAGCGTGGACGTCCGCGTGGAACGCGTGGACCCGGACGACGCTGTCACAGCCGCGTGGCTGGCGGCGCTGGAGGCCGGGCAGAAGGCCGCGCTGATCGTGCCCCTGAGCCCCGGCGCGGGGCGACTGCTCGTCACCCCGGACGGCGAGGCGCTGGGGGACCTGCGGGCCGACCTGCGGCCCTTCGCGCTGGCCGCCGCCCAGGAGCGCCTGACGCACCTGGAGCCGCGCGCCGCGACCCTGACCGCCCCGGACGGGTCTGCGGTGTTCGTGGACGTCAGCACGCCCCCGCCGCAGCTGGTGCTGTACGGCGCCGGGCACGACGCCATGCCGCTGGCGGCGCAGGCGCACGCGCTGGGGTACGACGTGCACGTCATCGACCCGCGCGGCGCGTACATCACGCCCGGCCGCTTCCCCGGCGCGACCCTGCACGCCCTGGCCCCCGAGGACCTGGGCGCATTCAAGCCGGGCGAGCGGGCGCACCTGATCGTCATGAACCACCACATCGACCGCGACCGCGTGTGCCTCGCGCACGCGCTGCACTCCGGCGCGCCGTACGTGGGTGTCCTGGGGCCGCGCAGCCGCGCGCTGGACCTCCTGACCACCCTGGACGCAGAGGGGGTGACCTTCACGCCCGAGCAGCTGGCGCGGCTGCGTTCCCCGATCGGCCTGCGCCTGGGGGCCGAGGCGCCCGAGGAGGTCGCGCTGAGCATCCTGGCGGAACTCATGGCGTGGCGTCGCGGGTACGACGGGTCGTTCCTCAGCGGGCACGCGGGCCGCATCCACCACGAACCCACCCACCCGGTCACGCCGCCCCTGCCAGCCGGGCCACCTGCCGAACTGCCAGCCGGGCCGGAATCCGTCACCGGCGCGGGAACGTCCCCCACGCGGTAA
- a CDS encoding enoyl-CoA hydratase-related protein: protein MTETVITETTQAGVRTLTLNRPDRLNAANDALLLALTDALRRADTDDSVRVVVITGAGRGFCAGQDLGDVSGRDMTFTEHLNHTYNPLIRTIRALGKPVISAVNGVAAGAGASLALAGDIRLWAQSASLIEVFSNIALVPDSGSTWFLPRLVGYHRAFELMALAERVRAEDALRLGLCEQVFPDDTFHADVQAYAERLAARPANALNLTKQALVFAQTSTLDEALDQEAVLQQIAGDHWEHEEGVTAFKEKRPAQFVRDAK, encoded by the coding sequence ATGACCGAAACCGTGATCACCGAAACCACGCAGGCCGGGGTGCGTACCCTGACCCTGAACCGCCCGGACAGGCTGAACGCCGCGAACGACGCCCTGCTGCTGGCCCTGACGGACGCCCTGCGCCGCGCCGACACGGACGACAGCGTGCGCGTGGTCGTCATCACGGGCGCCGGGCGCGGCTTCTGCGCCGGACAGGACCTCGGGGACGTGTCGGGCCGCGACATGACCTTCACCGAGCACCTGAACCACACGTACAACCCTCTGATCCGCACCATCCGCGCGCTGGGCAAACCCGTGATCAGCGCCGTGAACGGCGTCGCGGCGGGCGCCGGGGCCAGCCTCGCCCTCGCCGGGGACATCAGACTGTGGGCGCAGTCCGCCAGCCTGATCGAGGTGTTCTCGAACATCGCGCTGGTGCCGGACTCGGGCAGCACGTGGTTCCTGCCGCGCCTCGTCGGGTACCACCGCGCCTTCGAACTGATGGCCCTGGCCGAACGCGTCCGCGCCGAGGACGCGCTGCGCCTGGGCCTGTGCGAACAGGTGTTCCCCGACGACACCTTCCACGCGGACGTGCAGGCCTACGCCGAACGCCTCGCCGCGCGCCCCGCGAACGCCCTGAACCTCACCAAGCAGGCGCTGGTGTTCGCGCAGACCAGCACCCTCGACGAGGCCCTGGATCAGGAAGCCGTGCTGCAACAGATCGCCGGGGACCACTGGGAACACGAGGAAGGCGTCACGGCCTTCAAAGAGAAGCGCCCCGCGCAGTTCGTGCGGGACGCGAAGTAA
- the ruvX gene encoding Holliday junction resolvase RuvX yields MSDPTPDDAPTTVPVTLALDVSKHRIGFAVSAGRLAFGRGSVDRKRLPLDLKAVRLKVKETGAQQLVLGLPLRTDGGQSPSADRVQAFGRVLTEKGYRVTYQDERFTTRRARDLGAKDEDEAAAVQILELYLLGQ; encoded by the coding sequence ATGAGCGACCCCACGCCCGACGACGCGCCGACCACCGTGCCGGTCACGCTGGCCCTGGACGTCAGCAAGCACCGCATCGGCTTCGCGGTCAGCGCCGGGCGGCTCGCGTTCGGGCGGGGCAGCGTGGACCGCAAACGCCTCCCGCTGGACCTGAAGGCCGTGCGCCTGAAGGTCAAGGAGACCGGCGCGCAGCAGCTCGTGCTGGGCCTCCCGCTGCGCACCGACGGCGGCCAGAGCCCCAGTGCGGACCGCGTGCAGGCCTTCGGGCGCGTCCTGACCGAGAAGGGCTACCGCGTCACCTACCAGGACGAGCGCTTCACCACCCGCCGCGCCCGCGACCTGGGCGCAAAGGACGAGGACGAGGCGGCCGCCGTGCAGATCCTCGAACTGTACCTGCTGGGTCAGTAG
- a CDS encoding long-chain fatty acid--CoA ligase: MQGNMMDVQLTVPTILERIRTQYAGREVVSLLVAGRDELGNPVPHKHRTTYGQVADRARRLAGGLLGLGLAKGDRVATLAVNSFRHLEAYLGVPSAGLVLHTVNIRLHPEQIGWILNHAEDRVLLIENVFAAMIPAIKAACPKLEHILILGPTPQPIPLPGVHDYDTFVAGSEPLARYPELDERDAAAMCYTSGTTGNPKGVVYTHRSTVLHSLASAPKDALNVGEADTVLPIVPMFHVNAWGLPYTCAMYGAKQVYAGVFADGRSVASLLQDEGVTITAGVPTIWMGLLAELDRAAQDGQPYQLGGLERLIVGGSAAPEAMIRAFHTRHNLALLQAWGMTETHPLGTASGVPHGVDPASDEGFALRAKQGRTVPMIELDVLDDQGRRLPHDGKTMGRLIIRGPWVASSYFKGEGQSNFFDLDGQQWFDTGDIATLDERGYMHIQDRAKDLIKSGGEWIGSVDLENAIMAHPSVAMCAVIAMDDPKWDERPLAIVTTKPGQSVTHDDLISFIAPRFAKWWLPDATVVTDQLPIGATGKILKRELRDQYRSYGSTQGLVTPAAPDRSE, from the coding sequence ATGCAGGGCAACATGATGGACGTTCAACTGACCGTGCCGACCATTCTGGAACGCATCCGCACGCAGTACGCCGGCCGCGAGGTCGTCAGCCTCCTCGTGGCCGGACGGGACGAGCTGGGCAATCCCGTGCCGCACAAGCACCGCACCACGTACGGGCAGGTCGCGGACCGCGCCCGGCGTCTCGCGGGGGGCCTGCTGGGCCTGGGCCTCGCGAAGGGGGACCGCGTGGCGACGCTGGCCGTGAACTCCTTCCGGCACCTGGAGGCGTACCTGGGCGTGCCCAGCGCCGGGCTGGTGCTGCACACCGTGAACATCCGCCTGCACCCCGAGCAGATCGGCTGGATCCTGAACCACGCCGAGGACCGCGTCCTGCTGATCGAGAACGTGTTCGCCGCGATGATCCCCGCGATCAAGGCCGCGTGCCCGAAGCTGGAGCACATCCTGATCCTGGGGCCCACGCCGCAGCCCATCCCGCTGCCCGGCGTGCACGATTACGACACGTTCGTGGCGGGCAGTGAGCCCCTGGCCCGCTACCCGGAACTGGACGAGCGGGACGCGGCGGCCATGTGCTACACGAGCGGTACGACCGGCAACCCGAAGGGCGTCGTGTACACGCACCGCTCGACGGTGCTGCACTCGCTGGCCAGCGCGCCCAAGGACGCCCTGAACGTCGGCGAGGCGGACACAGTCCTGCCGATCGTGCCGATGTTCCACGTGAACGCGTGGGGTCTGCCGTACACCTGCGCCATGTACGGCGCGAAGCAGGTGTACGCCGGGGTGTTCGCGGACGGTCGCAGCGTCGCCAGCCTCCTGCAGGACGAGGGCGTGACCATCACGGCGGGCGTGCCCACCATCTGGATGGGCCTGCTGGCGGAACTCGACCGCGCCGCGCAGGACGGTCAGCCGTACCAGCTCGGCGGCCTGGAGCGCCTGATCGTGGGCGGCAGCGCCGCGCCCGAGGCGATGATCCGCGCGTTCCACACCCGCCACAATCTGGCGCTGCTGCAGGCCTGGGGCATGACCGAGACGCACCCGCTGGGCACCGCCAGCGGCGTCCCGCACGGCGTGGACCCCGCCAGCGACGAGGGCTTCGCCCTGCGCGCCAAGCAGGGCCGCACCGTCCCCATGATCGAACTGGACGTCCTGGACGACCAGGGCAGGCGCCTGCCGCATGACGGGAAGACCATGGGCCGCCTGATCATCCGCGGGCCGTGGGTGGCCAGCAGCTACTTCAAAGGCGAGGGCCAGAGCAACTTCTTCGACCTCGACGGCCAGCAGTGGTTCGACACGGGCGACATTGCCACGCTGGACGAGCGCGGGTACATGCACATCCAGGACCGCGCCAAGGACCTCATCAAGAGCGGCGGCGAGTGGATCGGCAGCGTGGACCTCGAGAACGCCATCATGGCCCACCCGTCGGTCGCCATGTGCGCCGTGATCGCCATGGACGACCCGAAGTGGGATGAACGCCCGCTGGCGATCGTGACGACCAAGCCCGGCCAGAGCGTCACGCACGACGACCTGATCAGCTTCATCGCGCCGCGCTTCGCGAAGTGGTGGCTGCCCGACGCGACCGTCGTCACCGATCAGCTGCCCATCGGCGCGACCGGCAAGATCCTCAAGCGGGAACTGCGCGACCAGTACCGCAGCTACGGCAGCACCCAGGGCCTCGTGACGCCCGCCGCACCCGACCGCAGCGAGTGA
- a CDS encoding esterase family protein, whose amino-acid sequence MAVSVDGQWVTFSPPAGAVGLIGDVTDWRKREPIPVVDGAPIRLRLPRGAWVEYAWVDAAGEAFADPDNAQRSLNPWWPYPRAAVVGEYARHPLWQMPDATLKGTAHRLTWEGTVFPGTRRAIVYTPHGYAGGALPVYYVQDGVAFYRTGKLGDMMDRAVEAGLAPGAAFAFVEPGDRNEEYYLNPRYLEFLTEEVMPRVEGELVTASVRGLWGASLGGLTSLFLGARHPELFSRVAAHSGAFIARPGATRDGVIDTTTAGEWLLEQLRANPPTHLTTSLDTGTLEWLTGPNRRMAALFADLGLEHQYREYPSGHNWVTWREALPEAFLYLQGG is encoded by the coding sequence ATGGCTGTTTCGGTGGATGGGCAGTGGGTGACGTTCTCGCCTCCGGCGGGTGCCGTGGGCCTGATCGGGGACGTGACGGACTGGCGCAAGCGGGAGCCGATCCCGGTGGTGGACGGCGCGCCGATCCGGCTGCGGCTGCCGCGTGGGGCGTGGGTGGAGTACGCGTGGGTGGACGCGGCCGGTGAGGCGTTCGCGGACCCGGACAACGCGCAGCGGTCGCTGAATCCGTGGTGGCCGTACCCGCGCGCGGCGGTGGTGGGCGAGTACGCGCGGCACCCGCTGTGGCAGATGCCGGACGCGACCCTGAAGGGCACGGCGCACCGCCTGACCTGGGAGGGCACGGTGTTTCCCGGCACGCGGCGGGCGATCGTGTACACCCCGCACGGGTACGCGGGCGGCGCGCTGCCGGTGTACTACGTGCAGGACGGCGTGGCGTTCTACCGCACGGGGAAGCTGGGGGACATGATGGACCGCGCCGTGGAAGCCGGGCTGGCACCGGGCGCGGCGTTTGCGTTCGTGGAGCCGGGCGACCGGAACGAGGAGTACTACCTGAACCCCCGTTACCTGGAGTTCCTGACGGAGGAGGTGATGCCGCGCGTGGAGGGCGAGCTGGTCACGGCGTCCGTGCGGGGCCTGTGGGGCGCGAGCCTGGGCGGATTGACCAGCCTGTTCCTGGGCGCGCGGCACCCGGAGTTGTTCAGCAGGGTGGCGGCGCACAGCGGGGCGTTCATCGCGCGGCCCGGCGCGACCCGTGACGGCGTGATCGACACGACGACCGCCGGGGAGTGGCTGCTGGAGCAGCTGCGCGCGAATCCGCCCACGCACCTGACGACCAGTCTGGACACCGGGACGCTGGAGTGGCTGACCGGCCCGAACCGCCGCATGGCGGCCCTGTTCGCGGACCTTGGCTTGGAGCACCAGTACCGTGAGTATCCCAGCGGGCACAACTGGGTGACGTGGCGCGAGGCGCTGCCCGAGGCGTTCCTGTACCTCCAGGGAGGGTAA
- a CDS encoding TerC family protein has translation MTPWLGTPAWMWLLFLTVVAALLAFDLGVLTRRRARRAAEQGEEQTISVASSLKLSAFYIVLALIFGAWIWSTLGAESGMAYLTGFAVEKALALDNVFVISIIFAALAIPRHLQHRVLFWGILGVIVLRGIMIGLGAALVTQFDWIMWIFGAFLLLTGVKLLFTKGGHDQAPDLERHPVVRALRRVMPISPRLDGQKFLTRQPDAQGRVRMHATPLLLALLMVEFADLVFAVDSIPAIFAITQDPFIVYTSNIFAILGLRALYFALDALIHRFSALKPALALVLVFIGGKIFYNQFYGKLDPAISLGVTLAILAGGVLVSLWRTRGAAQATD, from the coding sequence ATGACCCCCTGGCTCGGCACGCCCGCCTGGATGTGGCTGCTCTTCCTGACCGTCGTGGCCGCGCTGCTCGCCTTCGACCTGGGCGTTCTGACCCGACGCCGTGCCCGCCGCGCCGCGGAGCAGGGCGAGGAGCAGACGATCAGCGTCGCCAGCAGCCTGAAACTGAGTGCGTTCTACATCGTCCTGGCGCTGATCTTCGGCGCGTGGATCTGGTCCACCCTCGGCGCCGAGAGCGGCATGGCGTACCTGACCGGCTTCGCCGTCGAGAAGGCCCTGGCGCTCGACAACGTGTTCGTGATCAGCATCATCTTCGCCGCACTGGCCATCCCCCGCCACCTGCAGCACCGCGTGCTGTTCTGGGGCATCCTGGGCGTCATCGTCCTGCGCGGCATCATGATCGGCCTGGGCGCGGCGCTCGTCACGCAGTTCGACTGGATCATGTGGATCTTCGGGGCGTTCCTGCTCCTGACCGGCGTGAAACTGCTGTTCACGAAGGGCGGTCACGATCAGGCACCGGACCTGGAGCGTCACCCGGTCGTGCGGGCGCTGCGGCGCGTCATGCCGATCAGCCCCCGCCTGGACGGGCAGAAGTTCCTGACCCGCCAGCCCGACGCGCAGGGCCGCGTCCGGATGCACGCCACGCCGCTGCTGCTGGCCCTGCTGATGGTCGAGTTCGCGGACCTGGTGTTCGCCGTGGACAGCATCCCCGCGATCTTCGCGATCACGCAGGACCCGTTCATCGTGTACACCAGCAACATCTTCGCGATTCTGGGCCTGCGCGCCCTGTACTTCGCGCTGGACGCCCTGATTCACCGCTTCAGCGCCCTGAAGCCCGCGCTGGCGCTGGTGCTGGTGTTCATCGGCGGCAAGATCTTCTACAACCAGTTCTACGGCAAGCTCGACCCGGCCATCAGCCTGGGCGTGACCCTGGCGATCCTCGCGGGCGGCGTGCTCGTCAGCCTCTGGCGCACCCGTGGCGCCGCCCAGGCCACCGACTGA
- a CDS encoding response regulator transcription factor: protein MEQRILLIEDNPDITRVVQYELEQAGYRVLAAPDGVTGLTAAREHTPDLVILDLGLPDFDGAEIARRLRKTSSVPIIILTAMDAVDRKVNLLEAGADDYMTKPFHPEELVARVKVQLRHQQHGEVISIGPLEIHPQKRLCHYNGHEVRLSPKEFDLLTFLARQPGRVYSRQEIEREVWNGELPSNSNVVDVHMANMRAKLRDLDGYGIIRTVRGIGYALKTP, encoded by the coding sequence ATGGAGCAACGCATTCTGCTGATTGAGGACAACCCTGACATCACCCGCGTGGTGCAGTACGAACTGGAACAGGCCGGGTACCGCGTGCTGGCCGCCCCGGACGGCGTGACCGGCCTGACCGCCGCCCGCGAGCATACCCCGGATCTGGTCATCCTTGACCTGGGCCTGCCCGACTTCGACGGCGCGGAGATCGCCCGTCGCCTGCGCAAGACCAGCAGTGTGCCGATCATCATCCTGACCGCCATGGACGCCGTGGACCGCAAGGTGAATCTGCTGGAGGCCGGTGCGGACGACTACATGACCAAACCCTTCCACCCCGAGGAACTCGTGGCGCGCGTGAAGGTGCAGCTCCGGCACCAGCAGCACGGCGAGGTCATCAGCATCGGGCCGCTGGAGATCCACCCGCAGAAACGCCTGTGCCACTACAACGGCCACGAGGTGCGCCTGTCCCCCAAGGAATTCGACCTGCTGACCTTCCTGGCCCGCCAGCCGGGCCGCGTGTACTCCCGTCAGGAGATCGAACGGGAAGTCTGGAACGGCGAACTGCCCAGCAACAGCAACGTCGTGGACGTGCACATGGCGAACATGCGCGCCAAGCTGCGCGACCTCGACGGGTACGGCATCATCCGCACCGTGCGCGGCATCGGCTACGCCCTGAAAACACCCTGA
- a CDS encoding alpha/beta fold hydrolase, which produces MTGLNADDHEFTEFQDEDGVHFEHLNGADLHFEVQGDPTAEAPIVFLHGGPGYNSYSFQTLFGERIERPVVFLDQRGSGRSSPLEDTEQGADTLDLDTLVGDLEALRDFLGAEQIIPLGHGFGALVALEYARRHPTRTARVIAVNPWVHFPQLALTLLEEASARRGTALTDPADDLRAQTPEGEHPPVGGARIEAAFALLNARDLLNALQFKDQASRMRLEFADAEGQLIGGGEVQEALVNQGLWEFEYPPFLTELRRPVFVITGAHDRTSYPEQVQWVADLADADVTVLDAGHYPWLDDEDAFAEALGDALSR; this is translated from the coding sequence ATGACGGGCCTGAACGCAGACGATCACGAGTTCACGGAGTTCCAGGATGAGGACGGCGTTCACTTCGAGCACCTGAACGGCGCGGACCTGCACTTCGAGGTGCAGGGCGACCCGACCGCCGAGGCGCCCATCGTGTTCCTGCACGGTGGCCCCGGCTACAACAGCTACTCCTTCCAGACGCTGTTCGGCGAGCGCATCGAGCGCCCGGTCGTGTTCCTCGACCAGCGCGGCTCCGGGCGCAGCAGCCCCCTGGAGGACACCGAGCAGGGTGCGGACACGCTGGATCTCGACACGCTGGTGGGCGACCTGGAGGCCCTGCGGGACTTCCTGGGGGCCGAGCAGATCATCCCGCTGGGGCACGGCTTCGGGGCGCTGGTGGCGCTGGAGTACGCCCGGCGTCATCCGACCCGCACGGCGCGCGTGATCGCCGTGAACCCCTGGGTGCATTTCCCGCAGCTGGCCCTGACGCTGCTGGAGGAGGCCAGCGCGCGGCGCGGCACGGCCCTGACCGACCCGGCCGACGACCTGCGCGCCCAGACCCCCGAAGGGGAGCATCCGCCCGTGGGCGGCGCGCGGATCGAGGCGGCGTTCGCGCTGCTGAACGCCCGCGACCTGCTGAACGCCCTGCAGTTCAAAGATCAGGCGAGCCGCATGCGCCTGGAATTCGCGGACGCCGAGGGGCAACTGATCGGCGGCGGCGAGGTGCAGGAGGCGCTCGTGAACCAGGGCCTGTGGGAGTTCGAGTACCCGCCGTTCCTGACCGAACTGCGCCGCCCGGTGTTCGTGATCACCGGCGCGCACGACCGCACCAGTTACCCCGAACAGGTGCAGTGGGTCGCGGACCTCGCGGACGCGGACGTGACCGTGCTGGACGCCGGACACTACCCCTGGCTGGACGACGAGGACGCCTTTGCCGAGGCGCTCGGTGACGCCCTGTCCCGCTGA
- a CDS encoding sugar phosphate nucleotidyltransferase produces MKGLILAAGRGSRLLPISATRPKHAVPVAGVPIIARAVQALRDAGVQDIGIVTSPSSEQDLRDATQHSGHLTFIRQYDPLGTGHAVLTARHFLEGSPTLLYLGDNLFQDALTPMISALRYGDAVIGVKEVPNPQAYGVAVVKAGRLLRLVEKPRTPESNLAACGVFSFKSALIDILEDLPHSTRGEIEFPQALTALLSRGGQVRAVEFKGFWSDAGAPEDLLSANTHYLRTLEERVEGRVERSTLTGPVVIEAGAVVEDSVIQGPVWIGPHATVRGATLGPFVSVGAHARVDSAQISGSLIDEFARVLHPTRPIHRSLIGRHALVTAPSDTGLQMVIGDRSIMRM; encoded by the coding sequence GTGAAAGGCCTGATCCTGGCCGCCGGTCGCGGCAGCCGCCTGCTGCCGATCAGCGCCACGCGGCCCAAGCACGCCGTGCCGGTCGCCGGCGTGCCGATCATCGCGCGGGCCGTGCAGGCGCTGCGGGACGCCGGGGTGCAGGACATCGGGATCGTGACCAGCCCGTCCAGCGAGCAGGACCTGCGCGACGCCACGCAGCACAGCGGGCACCTGACGTTCATCCGCCAGTACGACCCGCTGGGCACCGGGCACGCCGTCCTGACCGCCCGGCACTTCCTGGAGGGCAGCCCGACGCTGCTGTACCTGGGGGACAACCTCTTTCAGGATGCCCTGACGCCCATGATCAGTGCCCTGCGCTACGGGGACGCCGTGATCGGCGTGAAGGAAGTCCCGAACCCGCAGGCGTACGGCGTGGCGGTCGTGAAGGCCGGGCGCCTGCTGCGCCTCGTGGAGAAACCCCGCACGCCCGAGAGCAACCTCGCCGCGTGCGGCGTGTTCAGCTTCAAGAGCGCCCTGATCGACATTCTGGAGGACCTGCCGCACAGCACCCGCGGCGAGATCGAGTTCCCGCAGGCCCTCACGGCGCTGCTCTCGCGGGGCGGACAGGTGCGCGCCGTGGAATTCAAGGGCTTCTGGAGCGACGCCGGCGCCCCCGAGGACCTGCTCAGCGCGAACACCCACTACCTGCGTACCCTGGAGGAACGCGTGGAGGGCCGCGTGGAACGCAGCACCCTCACCGGTCCGGTCGTGATCGAGGCGGGCGCCGTCGTCGAGGACAGCGTCATCCAGGGTCCGGTATGGATCGGACCGCACGCCACCGTGCGCGGCGCGACCCTGGGGCCGTTCGTGAGCGTCGGCGCGCACGCCCGCGTGGACAGCGCCCAGATCAGCGGCAGCCTGATCGACGAGTTCGCCCGCGTGCTGCACCCCACCCGGCCCATCCACCGCAGCCTGATCGGACGGCACGCGCTGGTCACCGCGCCCAGCGACACCGGGCTGCAGATGGTCATCGGGGACCGCAGCATCATGCGCATGTGA
- a CDS encoding YebC/PmpR family DNA-binding transcriptional regulator, producing the protein MAGHSKWSQIKRKKGANDSKRSAMYSKHIRAIQAAVRSGGTGDPAGNLSLKNAIAAAKAATVPVDNIENAIKRAVGAGEGAADYKEQTYEGYGPGGTAIFIETLTDNVNRTVADIRAVFNKRGGSLGTSGSVAWQFEKKGVLLLTDTSEQAQETAIEHGAEDIQESDEGLEISTGPADLYAVQDALTAAGFAIESAQITMIPSNTVAVSSDDAKKLMTLIDALEDLDDVQNVYSNADLPDEE; encoded by the coding sequence ATGGCCGGTCACAGCAAGTGGTCTCAGATCAAACGCAAGAAGGGTGCCAACGACAGTAAACGCAGCGCGATGTACAGCAAGCACATCCGCGCCATTCAGGCCGCCGTCCGATCCGGCGGCACCGGCGACCCCGCCGGGAACCTCAGCCTGAAAAACGCCATCGCCGCCGCGAAGGCCGCCACCGTCCCCGTGGACAACATCGAGAACGCCATCAAACGCGCCGTCGGCGCGGGCGAGGGCGCCGCCGACTACAAGGAACAGACCTACGAAGGCTACGGCCCCGGCGGCACCGCCATCTTCATCGAGACGCTGACCGACAACGTCAACCGCACCGTCGCCGACATCCGCGCCGTGTTCAACAAACGCGGCGGCAGCCTCGGCACCAGCGGCAGCGTCGCGTGGCAGTTCGAGAAGAAAGGCGTCCTGCTGCTGACCGACACCAGCGAACAGGCGCAGGAAACCGCCATCGAACACGGCGCCGAGGACATCCAGGAATCCGACGAGGGCCTGGAAATCAGCACCGGACCCGCCGACCTGTACGCCGTGCAGGACGCCCTGACCGCCGCCGGTTTCGCCATCGAGAGCGCCCAGATCACCATGATCCCCAGCAACACCGTCGCCGTCAGCAGCGACGACGCGAAGAAACTCATGACCCTGATCGACGCCCTCGAAGACCTCGACGACGTCCAGAACGTCTACAGCAACGCCGACCTCCCCGACGAGGAATAA